The following are from one region of the Rosistilla carotiformis genome:
- a CDS encoding helix-turn-helix domain-containing protein — MGGKKRRLNRRLSDEQRQKIGELLSIGLSHREVSRRVACDHRTVARYSDVVSYSFCRPRRCCSCGYRVTTSECLVCLARVA, encoded by the coding sequence ATGGGGGGCAAGAAACGTCGCCTGAATCGGCGTCTTTCCGACGAGCAACGTCAGAAGATCGGCGAGCTGCTGTCGATCGGCCTTTCGCATCGGGAAGTCTCGCGCCGAGTGGCGTGTGATCACCGGACCGTGGCTCGATACAGCGATGTCGTCTCGTATTCATTTTGCCGACCGCGTCGCTGTTGCTCATGCGGCTATCGCGTTACCACCTCGGAATGTCTCGTATGCTTGGCACGTGTCGCGTAG